The following are from one region of the Rosistilla carotiformis genome:
- a CDS encoding cytochrome c3 family protein — translation MDRFLFPRWVNRFLMLMGALVAGGGAYAGVVFIGATDPGTLNTGYQPDQPIPFSHAIHAGQLRMDCRYCHNTVFDAAHAAVPPTATCINCHSPADEAGQTALSAVHADSPKLKPLHQSWETGKSVGWKRVHNLPDFVYFNHAAHVNSGVSCVRCHGRIDKMDVVYQAEELSMAWCLDCHRGVDPADIRPVEFVTKLDWKSDEDPIALGEKLIKEKNIHPQTNCAVCHR, via the coding sequence ATGGATCGTTTTCTATTTCCCCGCTGGGTGAATCGGTTCCTGATGCTAATGGGCGCGTTGGTCGCGGGCGGTGGTGCCTACGCTGGCGTGGTGTTCATTGGCGCGACCGATCCTGGAACGTTGAATACCGGCTATCAACCCGATCAACCCATTCCCTTCAGCCACGCGATCCACGCGGGCCAATTGCGAATGGATTGTCGGTATTGCCACAACACGGTTTTCGACGCCGCTCACGCTGCGGTACCACCGACAGCAACCTGCATCAATTGCCACAGCCCTGCTGACGAAGCGGGGCAAACGGCGTTGTCGGCCGTTCACGCCGACAGCCCGAAACTGAAGCCGCTGCACCAGAGCTGGGAGACCGGTAAGAGTGTCGGTTGGAAACGCGTCCACAACCTGCCCGACTTTGTGTACTTCAACCACGCAGCCCACGTGAATTCGGGTGTCAGTTGCGTGCGATGTCACGGCCGGATCGACAAGATGGATGTCGTTTATCAGGCGGAAGAACTTTCGATGGCGTGGTGCTTGGATTGCCATCGCGGCGTCGATCCAGCGGATATTCGTCCTGTGGAATTTGTGACGAAGCTGGATTGGAAATCGGATGAGGATCCGATCGCATTGGGCGAAAAGCTGATTAAAGAAAAGAACATTCACCCTCAGACTAATTGCGCTGTATGTCATCGATGA
- a CDS encoding prepilin peptidase, whose product MTYLLIVLVGVVLGAFINWAVYSWAWFPRAISPWSPPDDRALPRRATDRIPVLGWLGLRREADIHGRIFWLRPMLIELLFGPMLAGLFWWEVIQLGLLPVGAADAMPAAMLPIARQWMLIMYLGHALMMTLLMIATFIDFDEQTIPDAVTVTGTLLALALHVIAALMMPQIGAPLCLPWATEGGLAAVMFPSPAPVEAKWISPMGLVVGEAIFAVWCFALANRRWIMRKGLAKAIQFFAAGLLKYETMLLGRFRIKVWTLLVAIWMAGSVAIAAVYFGLSESAWLALLSGLVGVGLGGGQIWAVRVFAKLGLGKEAMGFGDVTLMAMVGAFIGWQAALFVFFLAPFTAIVIVLASWLLTGNRMLPFGPYLAAAAMLTVVFWDRIWNQWGAGVFILGPLIGAVLMFALVAMCALLFLFRVVEQRFFGT is encoded by the coding sequence GTGACTTACCTCTTGATCGTTCTGGTCGGTGTCGTCTTAGGAGCGTTCATAAACTGGGCGGTTTATTCTTGGGCTTGGTTTCCGCGTGCGATCAGTCCGTGGAGTCCACCGGACGATCGGGCGTTGCCCCGTCGGGCGACCGATCGCATTCCTGTCTTAGGCTGGCTGGGCCTGCGTCGCGAAGCGGACATCCACGGGCGAATCTTCTGGCTGAGGCCGATGTTGATCGAACTGTTGTTCGGGCCGATGTTGGCGGGGCTGTTCTGGTGGGAAGTGATCCAGTTGGGGTTGTTGCCGGTCGGTGCGGCCGATGCGATGCCGGCGGCGATGTTGCCGATCGCCCGGCAGTGGATGCTGATCATGTATCTGGGGCACGCCCTGATGATGACGTTGTTGATGATCGCCACGTTCATCGATTTCGATGAACAGACGATCCCCGATGCGGTCACGGTTACCGGCACGCTGCTGGCGCTGGCCTTGCATGTGATCGCCGCACTGATGATGCCGCAGATCGGAGCGCCTCTTTGTTTGCCGTGGGCGACCGAAGGCGGGTTGGCAGCGGTGATGTTTCCCTCGCCTGCCCCCGTCGAGGCGAAGTGGATCTCACCAATGGGGCTGGTCGTGGGGGAAGCGATCTTCGCAGTCTGGTGTTTCGCGTTGGCAAACCGACGGTGGATCATGCGGAAAGGGCTTGCCAAAGCGATCCAGTTTTTCGCCGCAGGGCTACTGAAATACGAAACGATGCTGTTGGGCCGTTTCCGAATCAAGGTCTGGACGCTGTTGGTTGCGATCTGGATGGCCGGAAGCGTTGCGATCGCTGCCGTTTACTTTGGGCTGAGCGAATCGGCCTGGTTGGCGCTACTGAGCGGATTGGTCGGCGTGGGGCTCGGGGGTGGACAGATCTGGGCGGTGCGGGTGTTTGCGAAGCTTGGGTTGGGCAAGGAGGCGATGGGGTTTGGTGACGTTACGTTAATGGCGATGGTCGGGGCATTTATCGGATGGCAAGCTGCGCTGTTCGTCTTTTTTTTAGCTCCCTTCACCGCGATCGTAATCGTGTTAGCCAGTTGGTTGTTGACGGGCAATCGGATGCTTCCTTTCGGGCCGTACCTTGCGGCGGCGGCGATGTTAACGGTGGTGTTCTGGGACCGTATCTGGAATCAATGGGGCGCTGGCGTGTTCATCCTAGGGCCATTGATTGGCGCGGTTTTGATGTTTGCGTTGGTTGCAATGTGCGCGCTGTTGTTTCTGTTTCGCGTGGTTGAACAGAGGTTCTTCGGAACTTAG